Below is a window of Arthrobacter sp. SLBN-112 DNA.
TTACCGAGTATCGGCTGAAAGGACTTCCCTGAAACCCCTTTTTCCAGAGGCCGGTACTTTGGGGTTGAGCGTCGTTTCGTTTATGCCAGGCAGCGACTGTCGTTGACCGGATCGATCATTCAGCCGTAGGAACAGACGCGTTCGCAGCTGTCTGTGGATGGTCCCCTACTTTCGCATGTCCTGAGCCGGTCACTTAGCCAGCTGGTCTTACTGCGGCAATTCATGCATGGCCGCTGTCCCGGATCTGTGCCGGCGTCCCCTGGTTGTCACAAGAAATTGGTGCCAGGTGGCTGGCAATTGGCTGCGTCCCTACCGATCCCCGGCGGACCAGCGTCGCGGTGAACTTGGGGGCGGGGGCCAGGCGGGGCAGGCCTTCGATCTGGCGGATCAGTGCCTTTGCGGCCGCCACGCCCATATTGTAGACGGGCTGGGCTATGACGGTCAGCGGCGGGCTGGTCAGGCGTGTCCAGGCGAAGTCGTCATACATGAGGAACGAGACGTCCGACGGAATGGCGAGACCAAGTTCCTGGATGGCTTCCACAACGCTGAGGGCAATGAGCCCGTCGGAGGCGACGATGGCGGTTGCTTGGTCCGGCCTGAGGAGCACATCGCGCGTAATCCGGCGGATGGACTCCGCGTCGCCGGCGTTGAGCCGTACGAGGTCTTCGGGGAAGGGAAGTTCCCGCTCCTGGAAGGCCTGCTGCATGCCGTCCAGGCGGTCGGCGATCTGGGACGAATCGAGCAGCATCCCCGGCCGGTAGGGGGATTCCGTCCTGAGTGTGGAAATAAAGGCGATCCGCCGGTGTCCGGCCTGGAGAAGGTACCGGGTGGACTCGTAGGAGATGCCGGCCATGTCCACGGCCATCGTCTCAACCTCCAGCTGCCCGGCCTTACGGTCCAGCAGGACCAGGGGGCGGCCGGAATCGTGAACGCGCTGTAAATGGTGTGTTTCCACTGACGATGCCGGTGCCACGATCAGGCCATCCACGCGCTTGTCCAGGAGCACCCTGACAGCGTCGACTTCGGCCGCCGTGTCCTCGTCGGTGTTAATGAGGATGACATTGAAGCCGTCCTTCTTGGCGGTATCGGTGATACCCCTGGTGGCCAGGCCAAAGTGCGGGTTTTCGATGTCACCCACCACCACCCCGATGGTGTGGGATTTCCCCGTGTTCATGCTCCGCGCAAGCTCGTTGGGGCGGTACGCGAGCTCCTCCGCGGCGGCCAGGACACGCTCCCGGACGTCGTCGCTCACGGCACCGTAGTTGCCCAGAGCGCGGGCGGCCTGGGCTTTGGATACC
It encodes the following:
- a CDS encoding LacI family DNA-binding transcriptional regulator; amino-acid sequence: MNSNGSRRRDVTVADVAKAAQVSKAQAARALGNYGAVSDDVRERVLAAAEELAYRPNELARSMNTGKSHTIGVVVGDIENPHFGLATRGITDTAKKDGFNVILINTDEDTAAEVDAVRVLLDKRVDGLIVAPASSVETHHLQRVHDSGRPLVLLDRKAGQLEVETMAVDMAGISYESTRYLLQAGHRRIAFISTLRTESPYRPGMLLDSSQIADRLDGMQQAFQERELPFPEDLVRLNAGDAESIRRITRDVLLRPDQATAIVASDGLIALSVVEAIQELGLAIPSDVSFLMYDDFAWTRLTSPPLTVIAQPVYNMGVAAAKALIRQIEGLPRLAPAPKFTATLVRRGSVGTQPIASHLAPISCDNQGTPAQIRDSGHA